DNA from Krasilnikovia cinnamomea:
GCCATCCCGAGGTGTACATCATCGCGCTGCCGTTCTTCGGCATCATCACCGAGGTCATCCCGGTGTTCAGCCGCAAGCCGGTGTTCGGCTACAAGGGCCTGGTGGCGGCGACCCTGCTGATCGCGGCGCTGTCGATGAGCGTGTGGGCGCACCACATGTTCGTCACCGGGCAGGTGCTGCTGCCGTTCTTCAGCTTCCTGAGCTTCCTCATCGCGGTCCCGACCGGCATGAAGTTCTTCGTCTGGATCGGCACGATGTGGCGCGGCCAGATCAGCTTCGAGACGCCGATGCTGTTCGCGCTCGGCTTCCTCGTGACGTTCCTCTTCGGCGGCCTGTCCGGCGTGCTGCTGGCCGCCCCGCCGATCGACTTCCACGTCTCCGACTCGTACTTCGTCATCGCTCACTTCCACTACGTGCTGTTCGGCACGATCGTGTTCGCGGTGTTCGCCGGCATCTACTTCTGGTTCCCGAAGATGTTCGGCCGGATGCTCGACGAGCGGCTCGGCAAGGTGCACTTCTGGCTCACGTTCATCGGCTTCCACGCGACGTTCCTGGTGCAGCACTGGCTCGGCACCGAGGGCATGCCCCGCCGGTACGCCGACTACCTGGCCGGTGACGGGTTCACGTTCCTGAACATGTGGTCGACCATCGGCTCGTTCGTCCTGGGCCTGTCGACGCTGCCGTTCATCTACAACGTGTGGAAGTCGTACAAGGTCGGCGAGCTGGTGACCGTGGACGACCCGTGGGGCCACGGCAACTCGCTGGAGTGGGCGACCAGTTGCCCGCCGCCGCTGCGCAACTTCGACCGCATGCCGCGCATCCGCTCGGAGCGCCCGGCGTTCGACGCCAAGTTCCCCGAGCTGGCGGCCGGCGGCCAGTCCATCGCGGGCCCGCCGGAGGGCGGCGCGAAGCCGCTGACCGCCGAGTCGGACGGTGGCGCCACGTACCGCGAGGACATCGGCAGCAACCGCGACAAGCCCTGATCCACCCAGAACGCCACACGGCCCGCCCTGCGACCCGCGGGGCGGGCCGTCTTCGTTCGCCCGCCACTCGGGTCATACCGTCGCCGGCCAGTTCTAGTGATCTTGAGAATTTCGGGTTCGAAGCTCACCCGAAGTCCTCACCTTTCGCGGCGACCCCGCTCCAACGCGACCTCGGGTCGCACCGCTTCTAGACGCGGATGGTGGGTGGTCAGGGGCGGCCGGTGCCTGCCACGTTGACCGTGCCGGTGGCCTCCGTCGTCGCCATGACCTGGTCGACCCCGGCGTGGTCGGGTGGGAGGACCTTGCCGGAGCCGCGCGACACCTTGGCGGACGGTTCGGTGGGTGTGCCCGCCTGGGCTGGCGTGGCGGCTGGGGGCTCGGTGGGCCGGGTGGGGGAGCGGTGTCGGAGCTGGGCGGGCAGGGCCAGCAGCGCCACGAGCACCCCCACGATGCCGACCGCCGCGAACCCCCACGGCGGGGACAGGGTGTCCATCACCACGCCGGCCAGCGGCGCGCCCAGCGCCACCCCGACGGTCAGCGACGAATTGTGCAGGCCCATCGCCTCGCCCCGGGCGGCGGCGGGGGCCAGCCGGCTCACCACGTCGGCGGTTGCGGTGATCGTCGGGGCGCACAGCGCACCCGCCGGGATGAGCATCAGCGCCAGCAGCCACCAGTGGTCGCCGCCCAGACCCACCGGGATGGTGAACAGCGCCATCGGGGCGAACAGCGCCAGCGGCGGCAGCCCGCGCCGCACCGTGCCGTACGCGAAGCCGCCCAGCAGCGAATACGCCGCCCAGAGGCCCAGCACCGCACCGGTCCACTCCAGCTCGCCGGTGGAGCGCAGCACCGCCACCACGGCCACGTCCGTGCCGCTGAGCACCAGCGTGGCGGCCGCGGTGACCGCCAGCACCGCCACCAGCCGTGGCCGCAGCCAGGAGCGCCGGGGCACCCGCACACCGGCCGAGACCGGCGCCTCGTCGGCGCTGCGGATCGCCGGGTCGAGCAGGTAGAGCCCCACCCCGGAAACGAGGATGCCCGCACCGACCGCCAGCATCCCGGCCCGCGCGCCCGCCGTCGTGGCGACAAAGACCCCGAGCGCCGGGCCGGCCATGAACGACAGCTCCGTGGTGATCGAGTCGAGGGCGAACGCGGGCAGCCGGTGCGACTCGGGGGTGAGCGCGGTGATGGACTGCCGCGCGACCGCGAACACCGGCAGTGTCAGGAAGCCGCCCACCAGCGCGGCCAGCACCAGGGTCCAGTACGGCATGGCCTGTGCGGCGGCCCAGAAGGCGACCTCGGCGACCGTGGTCAGCACCAGGATCGGCCGCAGGCCGCGACGGTCCATGACGCGGCCCAGCACCGGGGCCCCGAACGAGCCGCCGACGGTGAACGCGGCGCCGACCAGCCCGGCGGCGCCGTACCCGCGGCCCAGGTCCTGCACGACGTGCAGGGTGAGGACCACCGGGCCGGCGGTCACGGGGATGCGGGCGAGCGTCGCCACGGTCAGCAGCGGACGCATCCCGCGCAGGGCAAGCGTCTCCCGGTAAGGCGTGAGTGTCATGTCGGTCCTGTCCTCCGACTTGCCAGTCTCCGCCCGGGGTACGACAACCCCAACCGGATTAGACGGAGGTCACCACGGGTGTGCCGGTTGTGGCCACCGAGGCGGTCCGGAACTGCTCCAGGGCGGCCTCGGTGGTGGCCGGCGCCACCCCGGCGGTCAGATCCAGCAGCACGGTGGTGGCGAAACCCGCGGCCGCGGCGTCCAGGGCGGTGGCCCGTACGCAATGATCTGTGGCGATGCCCACGACGTCGACCGAGGTCACGTCGCGGGCGCGCAACCAGTCCGCGAGGGTCTGCCCGTCGGCGGTGCGGCCCTCGAAGCCGGAGTACGCGGCCGCGTGCGCCCCCTTGTGGAACACCGCCTCCACCCGGTCGGTCTCCAGGCCGGGGTGGAAGTCCGCGCCGCTGGTGCCCGCCACGCAGTGCGCCGGCCAGGAGTCGACGAAGTCCGGCGGGTCACCGAAGTGGGCGCCCGGGTCGACGTGGTAGTCCTTGGTCGCCACGACGTGGTCCCAGCCGCCCGTGGCCAGCGCCCGGGAGATGCCGCCGGCCACGGCGGCGCCGCCGCCGACCGCCAGCGAGCCGCCCTCGCAGAAGTCGTTCTGCACGTCGACGATGATGAGTGCGCGGGACACGGTGCCTCCGATCAGGTGGTCGGGACGATGGTGACGGGGATGGCCGGGTCGCCCGCGGACAGCTTGAGACCCTCCCACGGGATCGAGATGAGGCACTGGCGCAGGTGCTCGCGGGACTCGGCCAGCGGCACCGGGTCGAGGATCTCCCCGCCGACGACGTAGGAGCGCTGCAGCAGCCGGTCGTTCGGCCGGTGGTCGGGCACGCCCTGGGAGACCACGATCTCCTCGGTGGCCGTACCCGTGGGCTTGTGCCGCCGGACCGCGGTCTTGCGGCCGCCGACGGTGGCCTTGTTCTCCGAGCGCTTCACCACGGGGCGGCCCTCGACCTCGACCAGCTTGTACACCAGCCCGGCGGTGGGGGCGCCGGAGCCGGCGACCACGGCGGTGCCCGCGCCGTACATGTCGACCGGTTCGGCGGCGAGGGTGGCGATCGAGTACTCGTCCATGTCACCGGAGACGATGATCTTCGTTTCGGTGGCGCCGAGCGAGTCGAGCAGCTCCCGCGAGTGCCCGGCCAGCACCGACAGGTCGCCCGAGTCGATGCGCACCGCCCGCAGGTCCGGCCCCGCCACCGCGATCGCGTTGCGGATGCCCTGCGCGATGTCGTACGTGTCCACCAGCAGCGTGGTGTTCTTGCCCAGCGCCGCCACCTGCGAGGCGAAGGCCGCCGACTCGTCGTCGTGCAGCAGGGTGAAGGCGTGCGCCGAGGTGCCCGTCGTCGGGATGCCGTACTTCGCGCCCGCGGCCAGATTGGACGTGGAGGCGAAACCGGCCAGGTAGGCGGCGCGGGCCGCGGCCACCGCGGCGGCCTCATGGGTACGGCGTGAGCCCATCTCGATGATCGGCCGGCCGCGGGCCGCGGTGACCATCCGGGCCGCCGCCGCGGCGACCGCGCAGTCGTGGTTGAGCACCGACAGCAGCAGCGTCTCCAGCACCACGCACTCGGCGAACGTGCCGGACACCGTGAGGATCGGCGAGCCGGGGAAGAACAGCTCGCCCTCGGCGTACCCGTCGATGTCGCCGGTGAAGCGGTAGTCGGCCAGCCATCGCGCGGTGGTCTCGTCGACGATGCCGGCCCGGCGCAGGAACTCCACCTCGGCCTCGGCGAAGCGGAAGTCGCGGATCAGCTCGGCCAGCCGCCCCGGTCCGGCGACGACGCCGTAGCGGCGTCCGGACGGCAGCCGCCGGGCGAAGACCTCGAAGACGCAGCGACGGTCGGCGGTGCCGTCCTTGAGGGCGGCGCTGACCATGGTCAGCTCGTACTGGTCGGTCAGCAGGGCGGATGGGTACGCGGTCACGGTCCCACCCTATTGCGGCAGGGATCGAAGCGCGGGGGCGAGTTCCGTGCGCCCGCTGACCCCGAGCTTCGCGTACACCCGTTGCAGGTGGTTCTCCACCGTGCGCGGGGACAGGAACAGGCTGTCGGCGATCTCCCGGCTGCGGGCGCCTGCGGCGGCCAGCTCGGCCACCTGCCGTTCCCGGCTGGTCAGCGCGGGCTGCACCGAGCGCAGCGGCGGCGTCCCCAGCGTGTCGCAGGCGGCCAGCGCGTCCGCCAGCACCTGGTTCGCGGCCAGCGCGCGCGGATCACGGACCGCGCGGAACAGGCGCAACGCGGTCGCGGCGGCCTCCGCGGCGAACACCAGGTAGCCGTGGGCGGCGAAGTCCCGCGCGACCGCGTACAGCGCCCCGGGGTCGTGGGTCGCGGCTGCGCGCGCGTGCCGCAGCAGCAGCGGTGCCGCCGGGCCACCCGGGACCTCGGCCACCAACGCGGCCATCCGGTCGGCGGCCAGCTCCGCGCGGCCCAGCCGGACCACGTCGTGCCAGGCCAGCAGCTCGTACCCCGCGAAACCGTCGGTACGCAGCCGCCCGGCCAGCTCCGTCAGCACCCGCACCGCGCCGGTCAGGTCGCCCGCGCACGCGGCGGTCCACGCCCGGGCGGTCGCGTGCCACGGGTAGAACAGCCGCTCGCAGGCGCCACCGGCCGCCTCGGCGCTGGCCATCGCGGAGGTGGCGAGGGCGAGGTCGCCGCGCACGGCGGCGCTCAGCGCCCGGGCGGCGTGCCCGAGGCCCTCGTACCGTCCGTGCGCGGACAGCGCGGCGCACGCCTGCTCGGCGGCGCGCAGGGCGTCCGCGGTGCGCCCGCGCAGCCGGGCGCTGTGCGCCTGCAGCAGCGCCACCCAGCCGGTGCCGAAGCCGAAGCCGCCGGTCTGCGCGAGGTCCGCGAACTCCGCGGTGAGGATCTCGTCGAGCGCGGCCAGGTCGAGGGCGACGCTGACCCGGGTGCCGACCGTGACGGGCAGCAGGAAGTGCAGCGCGGGCGAGTCACGCCACCAGGCCGGGGCGTCCGCTTGGATCCGCGCGATCAGGTCGGCGCTGTGCCGCGGGTGGCCCGAGGCGGCGGCCAGCAGCGCCTGGGCACAGTGGGCCAGGTTGCGCGCCGATGCCCCGGCGGCGGGGGCGGACAGTACGGCGGCGGTCAGCTCGCGGGCCCGCTCCAGTTGGTTGAGCTGCAGGCGCATCACGGCCTCGACCGCGCGTACCTGGGCCGCCGCGCCGGGCTCGGTGACGGTTGCCGCGGCCAGGTCGTCGGCGGCCCCGGCCTGGCCGAGCCCCCAGAACGCCACCGTCGCCCGCAGCGCGACCGGGCGGCCGGAGGCGGCGTCCGCGCTGCCGTCCTGGCGTTCGCCGCGGTCCAGAGCGGCCTGGGCCTCGTGGGGGCGTCCGGCCAGCAGCAGGGCCGTGGCCAGCAGTTCGGTCGCCGGGTATCCGGCGCCCGCGTCCCGGGCGGCGGCTGCCAGCCGGTGGGTGAGCGTCAGGTCCAGCCGTCCGAACGCCTGGGCGGCCGCGTCGAGCAGCCGCGCGCCGTCCTGCGCGGTGCCGGAGTCCAGCCGCCACACCGCGACCCTGAGCAGGTCGTCGCGGCGCCGGGCGCCGGTGCGCTCGACCAGGTCGGCGAGGGTCGCCAGCAGGCGCCGGGTCCGGCTCACCGGGCACTGTCGGCGTACCACCTCGCCGTACAGGGGGTGGGCGAGGCGGGCGGGGCGGCGGCGGCCGTCGCCGTGCACCCGGATGAGTTCGCGCTCCTCGGCAACCTCGACCGCGGCCGGGTCGGCGACCGCCAGCAGCGACGGCAGGCCGATCGGTTCCCCGAACGCGACCAGCTCCACCACGTCGCGTACGGCGGGGGCGAGCCCGCCGATGTGGGCGTCGACCAGGTCGGCGAGGCTGGGCGCGAGGGTGAGCCGCCCGGTCCAGCGCCAGACGCCGTACGCCCGGGTCATCTCGCCGCCGCCGCGGGCCGCCTGCACCAGCTCGCGCAGCATGAGCGGGTTGCCGCTGGCCAGCTCGGTGAGGCGCTGCGCGGAACCGGCCTCCACCGGCCCGCCGAGCATGGCCGCCAGCAGTTCCTGGGAGCCGGCCGCGTCCAGCGGGCTCAGCTCGGCGTGCCCCACGAGGCCCTCGGTCCACAGCGCGCCGATCGGGGGCGGGACGGGCGCGGCGCCGCGCAGCGTGGCCAGCAGCGTCGCCCCCTGGCGGACGAGCAGATGCGCGAGGGCGGCCGACGCGGGGTCGAGCAGGTGCGCGTCGTCGACCGCCAGCACGATCGGCCGGCCGGCGGCCTCGGCGCGCAGGATGTCGAGCGCCCAGCGCAGCAGGCCGGCCTGGGACAGCCCGGCGGGCGGGTCCGGCGGCAGGACCTGGGCCAGTCCGCCGAAGGGCAGGCCGCATGCCGCGACGCTGGCGGCGGCCGTGAGCACGGCGTACCCGCCGGGGTCGAGGGTGGCGACGGCCTCGCGCAGCAGCCGGCTCTTGCCGACCCCGGCCGCGCCGCTGAGGATCAGCCCGCCCCGGCGCTGGTCGGTGGCGGTGGTGATGAGGCGGGCCAACTCGCCGGCCCGCCCGACGAACGCCCAGTCCCTCACCGCGACAGCATATCGATATCCGTCACTCCGATGTCACTGCGCGTGTCGTGTGCGGAAATGAGTAGCTGTGACATGAACGCTGAGTAACGTGACTGCTCGGCCGGAAGGGCCCGGCAACGTAGCGTTTCGCCGGGTGCGGTCCAGACGCGCCCGGGCCCGCCTGGCGGGGCGGCCCGGGCGGCCGCCATCCGGAGCCGAGCCGGAATCGGCAGTGCCGGGTGCGGCAGTGCCGGGTGCGGCGACCGTGATCGGGGGGCGCGGAATGGGGCGCGGGCCTCGACGCGGCGCTTCGGTTCCGCAACCGGGCGGATCCGGTGGCACGATGGGGGGCATGGCATTGCCTCAGGTCGCTCCCGTCGAGACGCCGGAGATCGAGGAGGTGCCAGCGGACGATCGGCCGTGGGTCACCATCGTCTGGGACGATCCGGTCAATCTGATGTCGTACGTGACCTGGGTGTTCCAGAAGTTGTTCGGCTACAGCCACGATCGGGCCGAGCAGTTGATGATGACGGTCCACACCGAGGGCAAGGCCGTGGTTTCCGCGGGAGCCCGGGAGCGGATGGAGTTGGACGCATCCCGGCTGCACGGATACGGTCTGTGGGCGACGGTAGACCAGGCGTGACCGGGTAGTACCGGGACGGATCGGGCGGTGATGGGGCAGGTGGTCTGAGGAATGTTCCGACGCCACGGCAACCAGTGCGTGGCGACCTTCGCGGTGGACGAGGTCCGTGTGCTGCGCAAGGTCGCTGGCGAGATCGTCGGCCTGCTCATGGACGGCTTCGACCACGGCGACCCGGTGGTCGACCGCCTCTTTCCGGACATCTATCCGGAGCGGCCCGACGACTCGGCCGAGTTCCGCCTGTACACCGAGGGTGACCTCAAGACCGGCAAGATCGACCAGGCCGGTGCGATCCTCGCCGCGTTGCCCGACGACGGCCCCGGCGAGGTACGCCTCGACGGCGAGGAGGCGGAGGCGTGGCTGCGGGCCATCAACGACGCCCGCCTGGCCATGGGGGTGCGGCTCGACATCCGCTCCGGGACGGACCTGGGGGAGGAGCTGGACGACGCCGTGGCGGCCGATCCGACCTCCAGCCGCGTCTTCCAACTCTCCGTGTACGCCTACCTGGGGTACCTGCAGGAGTCTCTGCTCAACGCGCTTGTGGCGGTTCGCTGAGGCGGGGTGAGCACGGCCACGCCCGGGGGCGCGGCCGGGCACGGTAATGTGAACACCGTGCTGACCATCGACAGCGCGATCCTTTCCGCGATCGTCGCCCACGCCCGCCGGGACCACCCCGACGAGGCCTGTGGCGTGGTGGCCGGACCGGCCGGCAGCGACCTGCCGACCCGCCACATCGCGATGGAGAATGCGGCCCGGTCGATGACGTTCTACGAGTTCGACTCGATGGAGCAGCTACGGGTCTGGCGGGAGATGGACGAGCACGACGAGGAGCCGGTGGTGATCTACCACTCGCACACCGCGACGGAGGCGTACCCGTCCCGCACCGACATCTCGTTCGCGGGGGAGCCGGGCGCCCACTATCTGCTCGTCTCGACCCGTGAGCAAGACTCCGAGGAGATTCGCTCGTTCCGTATCGTGGACGGTGTGGTGACCGAGGAAGAGGTCAACATCGTGGATGCGACGGTGGACGCGTGAAGGTGAGTACGGATGGCCACGCCGTCCAGTCGTACATGTTCGGGCAGACCCCGACGACGGTCGATTACGAGTGTCGCTGAGCACTGTCGCTCACGCTGACCCGTTTTCGTACACCTTCTTTCTTTCCCAAGGAGCACCTGCAGTCATGGCCATCGAAGTTCGCGTTCCCACCATCCTGCGCAGCTACACCGGCGGGGCCAAGGTCGTGGAGGGTGCCGGCGCCACGCTGGGCGCCCTCATCGACGACCTGGACGCCAAGCACTCCGGCCTCAAGGGCCGCCTGATCACGTCCGAGGGCGCCCTGCACCGCTTCGTCAACGTCTACGTCAACGACGAGGACGTGCGCTTCCTCGGAGCCCTCGACGCCAAGCTGTCCGACGGCGACTCGGTGACGGTGCTGCCGGCGGTCGCGGGCGGCGCCCTCGGCTTCGCGGCGGCGGCGGCGCTGCTGGGGCACTCTTCCGGCAGCCGGGCCGAAAGCCGGTAACCCCATGGCTCGCTACGAGAGCCTGCTCGACGCGTGCGGGGGCACGCCGCTGGTCGGCCTGCCCCGCCTGTCGCCGACGGTGCCCGACGGGGCACCGCCGGTGCGGCTGTGGGCCAAGCTCGAGGATCGCAACCCGACGGGCAGCATCAAGGACCGGGCCGCGCTGTTCATGGTGCGCGAGGCGGAGGAGTCGGGTCGGCTCCGCCCGGGCGACACCATCCTGGAGCCGACCAGCGGCAACACCGGCATCTCGCTGGCCATGGTGGCGAAGCTGCGCGGCTACCGCCTGGTCTGCGTGATGCCGGAGAACGTCTCCGCCGAGCGGGTCCAGCTGCTGCGCATGTACGGCGCGGAGATCATCTTCTCGCCCGCCGCGGGTGGCTCCAACCAGGCGGTCGCCACGGCCAAGCAGATCTCGGCCGACCACCCGGACTGGGTCATGCTGTTCCAGTACGGCAACCCCGCCAACGCGCGTGCCCACTACGAGACCACCGGGCCGGAGCTGCTGCGGGACCTGCCCACGATCACCCACTTCGTGGCCGGGCTGGGCACCACGGGCACGCTCATGGGCACCGGCCGCTACCTGCGGGAGAAGGTCCCCGGCATCGAGGTCGTCGCGGCCGAGCCGCGTTACGGCGAGCTGGTGTACGGCCTGCGCAACATCGACGAGGGCTACGTGCCGGAGCTGTACGACGCCACGGTCCTCAACCGCCGGTTCTCCGTGGGCACCCGCGACGCGGTGCTGCGTACCCGGCAGCTCGTCGAGGTGGAGGGGATCTTCGCGGGCTTCTCGACCGGCGCGATCCTGCATGCGGCGCTGGCCGTGGCGCACGAGGCGGTGAAGGCGGGCCGCCGCGCCGACGTGGCGTTCGTGGTCGCCGACGGCGGCTGGAAGTACCTGTCCACGGGCGCGTACGGCGGCACCCTCGCCGACGCGGAAGAGGCCCTCGAGGGCCAGCTCTGGGCCTGAGCGGATCCGTGGCACCGTGCGGGGGGCAACGAGGGCACGTTCAGTAGTTGACCGCGAGTCCCACGGCCGCCACGAGCGGCACCGCGGCACCGAACAACAGCAGCCACGGCGGTCGCCGGCGGTGGATGGACAGGAAGCCGGCGACCGACAGGGCCACGCTGAGCAGGCCGCAGCACGCGAGCACCGGCACGTACCAGTCCGGGACGCCGCCGCGCACCGAGGACACCAGCCCGCGCACGCCCACCCCGACCCCGGCGAGGCCGAGCAGCGACGCGTAACCCGACATCGCCAGCAGCCGCCGGGTGCGCGGCGCCGGGTCGTTCTCGGCCGGGAAGCGGAACATGACCCGGCGTGGCTTCGCGAGCGCCGGTTCGTTCACGTCTGTGGCCACAACGCCTCCGTCGGCTCGGGGCCGCAGCCCACCACGATGCACTTCACGGTGTGCAACGCGGCCGGCTCACGGCCCGTGACGCCCCATTCAATGATCCAGATCACGTCCTGTGTGACATGTGTTGTCGATTTAGCGACAAGTCGATCAGACGTTTACCTGTGGCGCTGGTCCCGGCGTAGGCTGCGCACCGTGATTGACTGGTCTGACGACTCAGCCACGGGCCGGTCGGCTGGGACGTGGACGACCCAGCGTGAGCCAGAGGAAGCCGCATGCGACTGACCGTCCTCGGCTGTGCCGGCAGTTTCCCCGGCCCCGAGTCGGCCTGTTCCGCATACCTCGTGGAGGCCGACGGCTTCCGGCTGCTGATCGACTTCGGATCGGGATCACTGTCGGCGCTGCAACGCTACGCCGGCCTCGACGCGGTCGACGCGATCATGCTCACTCACCTGCACTGCGACCACATGCTCGACGCCTGCACGTACGTGGTGGTCCGCCGCTACACCCCGGGCGGGCCGCTGCCGCCGCTGCCCGTGTACGCGCCCATGGGCGCCGCCGAACGCATCGCCGCCGCCTACAGCGCCGAAGCCGAGCCCGTCGACGACGTCTACACCTTCTACGGGCTGCAGCCGGGCACCTTCCCGATCGGACCGTTCACCGTGACCGTGGACCGGGTCAACCATCCCATCGAGACGTACGGGGTGCGCGTCGAGCACGGCGGCCGGGTCCTCGCGTACTCGTCGGACACCGCGCCCTGCGACGCCCTGCTGCGCCTGGCCCAGGGCGCCGACCTGTTCCTGTGTGAGGCGAGTTACCTCGACGGCGTGCAGAACCCGCCCGACCTGCACCTGACCGGCGGCGAGGCGGGCGAGGCGGCCACCAAGGCGGACGTGGGCCGGCTGCTGCTGACCCACCTCGTTCCCGCCTGGTGTAGCGAGGCATCTACTGTGGAAGCCGCGAGCGCCACCTTCGCGGGCCCGGTCGATGTGGTACGCCCGGGCGCCCGCTACGATCTCTGAGCTTGCCGCCGGGGGAACGGCATCGGATCGTCAGTTCCTGATGTGACCACGGGAGTGCCCTGCATGCGCATCGTCCGGCTGGCCAACTTCGTCACACCGCGATCGGGCGGGCTGCGTACCGCGCTGCGCAACCTCGGCGAGGGCTACCAGCGGGCCGGGCACGAAGCCGTCCTGGTCGTACCGGGGCGCGAGCACTCCGACACCATGACCGCGCAGGGGCGGGTCATCACGCTGCCCGGTGCCGCGCTGCCGCGTACCGCCGGCTACCGGGTGCTGGCCGAGCGGCGGGAACTCGCCCGGCTGCTGGACGACCTGGAGCCGGACCGCATCGAGGTGTCCGACCGTTCCACCCTGCGCTGGACCGGACACTGGGCCCGGCAGCGCGGCGTCGGCTCCATGATGGTCTCCCACGAGAGTCTCGCCGGGCTGCTCGGCGTGTGGGGGATGCCCGCCCGCGACTCCCTGGCCGACCGGCTCAACCGGCGCACCGCGCAGGCGTACGACCAGATCGTCTGCACGACCGCGTTCGCCGCCGCCGAGTTCCGCCGCCTCGGCGTACCCAACCTCGTCGAGGTGCCGCTCGGCGTCGACCTCGCCGGGTTCCACCCCAGCCGGGCCGACGCCGCGGTCCGGGCCCGCTACGCCCGGCCCGACGAGCTGCTGATCGTCTACTGCGGCCGGCTGTCCGCGGACAAGCGACCCGAGCTTGCGGTCGACGCGATCGCCACGCTGCGGGCGCGGAAGACACCCGCGGTGCTGGTCGTCGCGGGGGACGGGGCCCGGCGCACCGCGCTGGCGTACCGCTCGGCCCGGTTGCCGGTGCGGTTCGCCGGGCACCTGTCGGAGCGCTCCGCGGTGGCCGCGCTGCTGGCCAGCGCCGACGTGGTGCTGGCGCCTGGGCCGGTGGAGACGTTCGGGCTGGCCGCCCTGGAGGCGCTGGCCTGCGGCACCCCGGTGGTGGTCAACGCGGCCAGCGCGCTGCCCGAGGTCATCGGCGACGCCGGGCTGGCCGTGCCGGGCACCCCGGAGGCCTTCGCCGACGGCGTACATCAGGTCCTGGGGCGTCCCGAGGCCGCGCGCCGGGCCGCCGCCCGCGCCCGGGCCGAGCTGTTCGGCTGGCCCCGCGCCGTGGCGGGCTTCCTGCGCGCCCACGACGCCGCGCCCGCCGCGATGGCCGCGGCCGTCACCCGCCCACGGCCCGCTCCCGGATCGGCCCGCCAGCCCGACCCCGCGCCGCCCCGGCCCACCCTGCTGCGCCCGGCCGTGCCCGCGAGCCGGACCCGCGCCGCCCACCGCGGCGAGCCCAGATGGGCGGCGAGCGCCGCCTGGGCGGGCACGGCGGCCGAACCCGCCGGGGCGGACGACACCCACGGCGCCCGGTACGCATAAGGTGACCGGCATGGCACGCCCCGACGGCCGAGCGGCCGACCACCTGCGACCCGTGACCCTCACCCGGCGGTGGAGCATCCACCCCGAGGGCTCCGTGCTGGTCGAGTTCGGCAACACCCGCGTCCTGTGCACCGCCAGCGTCACCGAGGGGGTCCCGCGCTGGCGCAAGGGCTCCGGCCTGGGCTGGGTCACCGCCGAATACGCGATGCTGCCCCGCGCCACGAACACCCGTGGCGACCGCGAAAGCGTCCGCGGCAAGATCGGCGGCCGGACCCACGAGATCTCCCGGCTGATCGGGCGCAGCCTGCGGGCCTGCATCGACCTCAAGGCGCTCGGCGAGAACTCCATCGTGCTCGACTGCGACGTGCTGCAGGCCGACGGCGGCACCCGCACCGCCGCGATCACCGGCGCGTACGTCGCCCTGCACGACGCGGTGAGCTGGCTGGCCGAGCGCAAGTCGCTGGCCGGCAAGCCGGCCGCGGTCATGCACCGCTCGGTGCAGGCGGTCAGCG
Protein-coding regions in this window:
- a CDS encoding LuxR C-terminal-related transcriptional regulator; amino-acid sequence: MRDWAFVGRAGELARLITTATDQRRGGLILSGAAGVGKSRLLREAVATLDPGGYAVLTAAASVAACGLPFGGLAQVLPPDPPAGLSQAGLLRWALDILRAEAAGRPIVLAVDDAHLLDPASAALAHLLVRQGATLLATLRGAAPVPPPIGALWTEGLVGHAELSPLDAAGSQELLAAMLGGPVEAGSAQRLTELASGNPLMLRELVQAARGGGEMTRAYGVWRWTGRLTLAPSLADLVDAHIGGLAPAVRDVVELVAFGEPIGLPSLLAVADPAAVEVAEERELIRVHGDGRRRPARLAHPLYGEVVRRQCPVSRTRRLLATLADLVERTGARRRDDLLRVAVWRLDSGTAQDGARLLDAAAQAFGRLDLTLTHRLAAAARDAGAGYPATELLATALLLAGRPHEAQAALDRGERQDGSADAASGRPVALRATVAFWGLGQAGAADDLAAATVTEPGAAAQVRAVEAVMRLQLNQLERARELTAAVLSAPAAGASARNLAHCAQALLAAASGHPRHSADLIARIQADAPAWWRDSPALHFLLPVTVGTRVSVALDLAALDEILTAEFADLAQTGGFGFGTGWVALLQAHSARLRGRTADALRAAEQACAALSAHGRYEGLGHAARALSAAVRGDLALATSAMASAEAAGGACERLFYPWHATARAWTAACAGDLTGAVRVLTELAGRLRTDGFAGYELLAWHDVVRLGRAELAADRMAALVAEVPGGPAAPLLLRHARAAATHDPGALYAVARDFAAHGYLVFAAEAAATALRLFRAVRDPRALAANQVLADALAACDTLGTPPLRSVQPALTSRERQVAELAAAGARSREIADSLFLSPRTVENHLQRVYAKLGVSGRTELAPALRSLPQ
- the clpS gene encoding ATP-dependent Clp protease adapter ClpS, which translates into the protein MALPQVAPVETPEIEEVPADDRPWVTIVWDDPVNLMSYVTWVFQKLFGYSHDRAEQLMMTVHTEGKAVVSAGARERMELDASRLHGYGLWATVDQA
- a CDS encoding DUF2017 domain-containing protein translates to MFRRHGNQCVATFAVDEVRVLRKVAGEIVGLLMDGFDHGDPVVDRLFPDIYPERPDDSAEFRLYTEGDLKTGKIDQAGAILAALPDDGPGEVRLDGEEAEAWLRAINDARLAMGVRLDIRSGTDLGEELDDAVAADPTSSRVFQLSVYAYLGYLQESLLNALVAVR
- a CDS encoding MoaD/ThiS family protein — encoded protein: MAIEVRVPTILRSYTGGAKVVEGAGATLGALIDDLDAKHSGLKGRLITSEGALHRFVNVYVNDEDVRFLGALDAKLSDGDSVTVLPAVAGGALGFAAAAALLGHSSGSRAESR
- a CDS encoding PLP-dependent cysteine synthase family protein, which encodes MARYESLLDACGGTPLVGLPRLSPTVPDGAPPVRLWAKLEDRNPTGSIKDRAALFMVREAEESGRLRPGDTILEPTSGNTGISLAMVAKLRGYRLVCVMPENVSAERVQLLRMYGAEIIFSPAAGGSNQAVATAKQISADHPDWVMLFQYGNPANARAHYETTGPELLRDLPTITHFVAGLGTTGTLMGTGRYLREKVPGIEVVAAEPRYGELVYGLRNIDEGYVPELYDATVLNRRFSVGTRDAVLRTRQLVEVEGIFAGFSTGAILHAALAVAHEAVKAGRRADVAFVVADGGWKYLSTGAYGGTLADAEEALEGQLWA
- a CDS encoding MBL fold metallo-hydrolase gives rise to the protein MRLTVLGCAGSFPGPESACSAYLVEADGFRLLIDFGSGSLSALQRYAGLDAVDAIMLTHLHCDHMLDACTYVVVRRYTPGGPLPPLPVYAPMGAAERIAAAYSAEAEPVDDVYTFYGLQPGTFPIGPFTVTVDRVNHPIETYGVRVEHGGRVLAYSSDTAPCDALLRLAQGADLFLCEASYLDGVQNPPDLHLTGGEAGEAATKADVGRLLLTHLVPAWCSEASTVEAASATFAGPVDVVRPGARYDL